From a single Fulvivirga ulvae genomic region:
- a CDS encoding DUF6702 family protein, producing the protein MKVILMLSVFILTSFMHPLKMSFSSMSVSNEGKVKIETRLFLDDLTLHIEDRYRLKDADFSTPAANGSIALQQYIRENIHILQAGDTIYFIITGISLSEDGQALVVEMESAGALDKKQSYKVKNSLLFDIFKKQKNLLIIKGKEYYKFYFTIDDPVQEVN; encoded by the coding sequence ATGAAAGTTATATTAATGCTATCGGTTTTCATACTTACTTCCTTTATGCACCCCCTCAAAATGTCGTTCAGCAGTATGTCGGTGAGCAATGAAGGGAAGGTAAAGATTGAAACCCGACTTTTTTTGGATGACCTTACACTACACATCGAAGACAGGTACCGGTTAAAGGATGCGGACTTTTCTACGCCGGCCGCGAATGGCTCAATAGCACTGCAACAGTATATCCGGGAAAATATACATATACTACAGGCGGGAGATACCATTTATTTCATTATTACAGGTATTTCACTTTCGGAAGACGGGCAGGCATTGGTAGTTGAAATGGAGAGTGCGGGTGCTCTTGATAAAAAGCAAAGCTATAAGGTTAAAAACAGCCTGCTTTTCGATATTTTTAAAAAACAAAAGAACCTCCTGATCATCAAAGGTAAGGAGTACTATAAATTCTACTTTACCATTGATGACCCTGTGCAGGAGGTAAATTAG
- a CDS encoding fibronectin type III domain-containing protein, whose product MKKKLLLLSLLAVLLLLKDANAQYVKPYLQAAKPTSVWVSWKTDNGTNPTVRYGLSANNLAQTVYGTTVNLEPKDYTYNTPYHWHNVKLTGLTPDTGYYYEVRSGASDRSEVHYFRTPPALGSKKDKLRFIVLGDHQVLNYQGSPYMKFNELVQAAKSKAEQLYGTPIANNINLIINDGDQVDVGTLNHYENIHFAKQSYITPNLPLITAVGNHETYGSMGIEAYYEHFILNDEFDYKGISSGTERYYTYQLDNVLIMVLDTELTGNTQLNWAKSVISKATTDASVDWIVTISHRPYQAEQYSNDYSGWYGNSVLPALKSTDKFVLHIAGHHHLYARGQFKDHSGYHMISGGTAWPQYWGDSGNETDHQETQGSWSNFAYQIIEVDNVNEEMKVQSYTIGSLDKVKNNELLDEFHLRRGLDKPTTPSVTNNVSEPVTLPYTFKSSAYYSAAQEPFNSTQFQVSSTEGFSTVKIDELRHFENYYGPDGQRDETRNIGLGQGIFDLTIRSNQLSNGSYFVRVRHRDQSLNWSEWSVPLSFEINGSVDADPAISLNKQSYAPNEIIQVSYANAPGNAKDWIGIYKKGNIPGMNASTQWAYIGGNSNGTASFSIAESGEYFVTLFENDGYTELAGRIYFWVGSTPVLTSDKPAYNEGENVDISYTSAPANPEDWIGIYKVGVEPSAGAYASWQRVSGVSGSLTFSDLPKGYYYATYHLNNGYAEVGERIYFQVGTQITTISTDKNSYGLGEPVTITFADTPGKEKDWLGIYHDGDTPGIEQLYTYKYFDGLTNGSTVIDGTEGNEGAPNQLPVEPGRYFIVMFTDDSYNEVSNRVYFDVTDLNPATSVSTDKLVYNSGDVVKISFAHGPGNTWDWIGIYKKDDTPGTQYAYKWKYVDGKEAGTLSFANVANGEYFVNLFENNGYVELAERKSFRVGSPLTASEVVSSADGKIKVYPNPFNKYLNIEAVNPITKVVLIDPATGATVMEESGLEGKSITLKNKALVPGNYLLKVHAGKTYEVHVAIEK is encoded by the coding sequence ATGAAAAAGAAACTCTTGTTACTGTCACTATTAGCAGTATTACTCTTGCTGAAAGATGCAAATGCCCAATACGTAAAGCCTTATCTCCAGGCGGCTAAGCCGACTTCGGTTTGGGTAAGCTGGAAGACCGATAATGGCACCAACCCCACCGTCCGTTATGGTCTTTCGGCCAATAATTTGGCGCAGACCGTTTATGGTACTACGGTAAACCTTGAGCCCAAAGATTATACCTATAACACGCCCTATCATTGGCATAATGTAAAACTAACAGGCCTCACACCTGATACGGGCTATTACTATGAGGTAAGAAGCGGAGCATCGGACCGGTCGGAAGTGCATTACTTCAGAACCCCTCCTGCTCTTGGCAGTAAAAAGGACAAACTCAGGTTTATTGTGTTGGGTGACCACCAGGTATTGAACTATCAGGGAAGCCCTTATATGAAGTTCAACGAACTTGTACAGGCTGCCAAAAGCAAAGCTGAGCAGCTGTACGGTACGCCGATTGCTAATAATATCAACCTGATCATCAATGATGGGGACCAGGTAGATGTAGGTACTTTGAATCACTATGAAAATATCCATTTCGCCAAACAGAGCTACATCACTCCCAACCTTCCTTTGATAACTGCTGTGGGAAACCATGAGACCTATGGTTCTATGGGGATAGAGGCATACTATGAACACTTCATTTTAAATGATGAGTTTGATTATAAAGGCATCAGCTCCGGCACGGAGCGATACTATACCTATCAGTTGGATAACGTGCTCATTATGGTGCTGGATACCGAGCTTACTGGCAACACACAACTCAATTGGGCAAAATCGGTGATCAGCAAAGCAACTACAGATGCCAGTGTGGACTGGATCGTAACAATCTCTCACAGGCCTTATCAGGCAGAACAGTACTCAAACGACTATTCCGGTTGGTACGGAAATTCAGTGTTACCTGCTCTTAAATCTACGGACAAATTTGTGTTGCATATTGCAGGCCATCACCATTTATACGCACGAGGCCAGTTCAAAGACCACTCCGGCTACCACATGATATCCGGTGGTACCGCGTGGCCTCAATACTGGGGAGACTCCGGGAATGAAACTGACCATCAGGAGACGCAGGGCTCTTGGTCTAACTTTGCATACCAGATTATTGAGGTAGACAATGTAAATGAAGAAATGAAGGTGCAGTCCTATACTATAGGCAGCCTTGATAAAGTTAAAAATAACGAGCTGCTGGACGAGTTTCATTTAAGGCGCGGGCTGGACAAACCAACTACACCATCGGTTACCAACAATGTTTCAGAGCCTGTTACTTTGCCCTATACTTTTAAAAGTAGTGCCTATTACTCGGCAGCTCAGGAGCCATTTAACTCCACACAATTCCAGGTATCTTCTACAGAAGGTTTTTCTACAGTTAAAATAGATGAGCTTCGCCACTTCGAAAATTACTATGGCCCCGACGGCCAGCGAGACGAAACCCGTAATATTGGTTTGGGACAAGGAATATTTGACCTGACCATAAGGTCTAACCAGTTGAGCAACGGAAGTTACTTCGTTCGTGTAAGGCATCGAGACCAAAGCCTGAACTGGAGTGAGTGGTCTGTGCCATTATCCTTTGAAATAAATGGCAGTGTGGATGCAGATCCTGCTATTTCTTTAAATAAACAAAGCTACGCTCCGAATGAAATCATCCAGGTTAGCTATGCCAATGCTCCCGGAAATGCCAAAGACTGGATCGGTATTTATAAAAAGGGGAATATACCCGGAATGAACGCTTCTACCCAGTGGGCCTATATCGGTGGAAACAGCAATGGTACTGCAAGTTTCAGCATAGCAGAAAGCGGAGAATATTTCGTGACCCTTTTTGAAAACGACGGATATACCGAACTGGCCGGGCGTATCTATTTCTGGGTGGGCAGCACCCCTGTGCTTACTTCAGATAAACCAGCCTATAACGAGGGTGAAAATGTGGATATTTCTTATACATCTGCCCCGGCCAATCCAGAAGACTGGATAGGTATCTATAAAGTTGGTGTTGAGCCATCCGCAGGAGCTTATGCCAGCTGGCAGCGGGTCAGCGGAGTGTCAGGCTCACTTACATTTTCTGATCTGCCTAAAGGATACTATTACGCAACATACCACCTCAACAACGGATACGCTGAGGTTGGTGAGCGAATTTATTTTCAGGTAGGTACCCAGATTACCACCATAAGCACTGACAAAAACAGCTATGGGCTGGGAGAGCCTGTTACTATTACTTTTGCCGATACGCCCGGAAAGGAGAAGGACTGGCTGGGCATTTATCATGATGGAGACACCCCGGGCATTGAGCAATTATACACTTACAAATATTTTGACGGACTTACTAATGGTTCGACGGTAATAGATGGTACCGAAGGCAACGAAGGAGCCCCAAATCAACTTCCTGTTGAGCCTGGAAGGTATTTCATAGTTATGTTTACCGATGACAGCTACAATGAGGTATCCAACAGGGTATACTTTGATGTTACCGATTTGAACCCTGCAACCTCGGTAAGTACTGACAAACTGGTCTATAATAGCGGTGATGTGGTAAAGATCAGCTTTGCTCATGGCCCCGGAAACACCTGGGACTGGATTGGTATTTATAAAAAAGATGATACACCGGGTACTCAGTATGCCTACAAATGGAAATATGTTGATGGCAAGGAAGCCGGAACCCTGAGTTTTGCCAATGTGGCTAACGGAGAGTATTTTGTCAATTTGTTTGAAAATAATGGCTATGTCGAATTGGCCGAAAGAAAGAGTTTCAGGGTAGGTTCACCACTGACGGCATCAGAGGTAGTGAGCTCGGCAGATGGGAAAATAAAGGTATATCCGAATCCTTTTAACAAATACCTCAATATTGAAGCTGTCAATCCAATTACAAAAGTCGTTTTGATTGATCCTGCAACGGGTGCCACCGTAATGGAAGAATCAGGCCTTGAGGGGAAAAGTATTACACTCAAAAATAAGGCGCTGGTTCCCGGAAACTACCTGTTGAAAGTACATGCCGGAAAGACTTATGAAGTTCATGTAGCGATAGAAAAATAA
- a CDS encoding alkaline phosphatase family protein, translating to MVKIKLLIVIIINCTLSSFAQKKAVFIILDGIPADVIESVETPALDEISKAGGYTRAYTGGRAGDFSETPTISAVGYNSLLTGTWANKHNVWGNGIKDPNYHYWNIFRIARHKDPSLKTAIFSTWLDNRTKLIGEGLDEAGNIKMDYAFDGFEHDQKNFPHTRDRRYIFDIDEHVSKEAGRYIQAEGPDLSWVYLEFTDDMGHKYGDSDEMYEAVRKADTQVKRIWDALKYREAHFSEDWMIVITTDHGREDKTGKGHGGQSERERTIWMVTNSDDLNESFSQMPAMVDIMPSILKHMEIEVPGELAAEIDGVSFIRDLAAKDLEANIADGVLYLKWKSYAEKGKARFYISGTNQFKTGGKDEYMELGEAGIQSGQAQFKLPNGDLKPFKVLMRFERITLNTWISKGNKKL from the coding sequence ATGGTTAAAATCAAATTACTGATCGTTATTATTATTAATTGTACCCTCTCATCATTTGCTCAGAAAAAAGCCGTATTTATTATCCTTGATGGAATACCAGCCGATGTTATTGAGTCAGTAGAAACACCTGCTCTGGATGAAATATCCAAGGCCGGCGGGTACACCAGAGCCTATACCGGCGGACGCGCAGGAGACTTTTCTGAAACGCCGACCATATCCGCGGTTGGGTATAACAGCCTGCTTACCGGCACATGGGCAAATAAGCATAATGTATGGGGAAACGGTATTAAGGATCCCAATTATCATTATTGGAATATTTTCCGCATAGCCAGGCATAAAGACCCTTCCCTTAAAACAGCTATTTTTTCCACGTGGCTGGATAACCGGACCAAGCTTATCGGTGAAGGTCTTGATGAAGCAGGAAATATTAAAATGGATTATGCTTTCGATGGTTTTGAACATGACCAGAAGAATTTTCCGCATACCAGGGATCGCCGGTACATTTTTGATATTGACGAGCATGTCTCCAAAGAAGCCGGGCGCTACATACAGGCAGAAGGTCCTGACCTTTCATGGGTTTATCTTGAATTTACTGATGACATGGGACATAAGTATGGCGACAGCGATGAAATGTATGAAGCTGTAAGAAAGGCGGATACCCAGGTAAAAAGGATTTGGGATGCATTGAAATACCGGGAAGCGCATTTTAGCGAAGATTGGATGATAGTTATTACTACGGACCATGGGCGCGAAGATAAAACAGGAAAAGGGCACGGAGGACAGTCTGAAAGGGAGCGCACCATATGGATGGTTACCAACAGCGATGACCTGAATGAAAGTTTTAGTCAAATGCCTGCCATGGTGGATATCATGCCCTCGATACTTAAACATATGGAGATTGAAGTCCCTGGTGAGCTGGCTGCTGAGATAGACGGGGTCTCTTTTATAAGAGATTTAGCTGCCAAAGATCTGGAAGCGAATATCGCCGACGGCGTGTTGTATTTGAAATGGAAGTCATACGCTGAAAAAGGTAAGGCAAGATTTTATATTTCCGGCACTAACCAGTTCAAAACAGGAGGTAAAGATGAGTACATGGAGCTGGGAGAAGCCGGAATACAGTCCGGACAGGCGCAATTCAAACTTCCAAACGGAGACCTTAAACCTTTTAAAGTACTGATGAGGTTTGAAAGGATAACCCTAAATACCTGGATAAGTAAGGGAAATAAAAAACTTTAA
- a CDS encoding RagB/SusD family nutrient uptake outer membrane protein — MKKIILLLLTATSLMVACDDDFLEKYPETSISRENFFKTEEDLMIYTYGLYDFEGVGKYVSDIGTDNQATTGATEIKTMMTGTPSATSITGGWNWDALKDINYFLESIKETDLPEEVVNHYEGVARFFRARFYVNKVKRYSDVPWYDFVLEPDDTEALMKARDPRDVVWTKILEDYEFARQNVRADQPEGAVNKWVVLTYMARHTLYEGTYRKYHSELGLESTANDFLAIARDAAHEVINSGLYSIYSTGAGAQDYGSLFNSADLTGNAEVILTNISQDEIKNSGWWEYMFGNYEACPGKDLLQAYLNADGSYYSELVDFETKQFVDEFENRDPRLYQTFAHPGWELINTATYAQGGGIYIQQLQKNFSGYHQLKGFINNPDQTVLNNVDIPVLRYAEVLLTYAEARAELAELTQSDLDVTVNAIRDRVGMPHLTLGVTADLWQQEKYSNVASPVLLEIRRERRVELALEGFRMDDLMRWNAGHILEEEPRGLYFPGLGEYDLTGDGVEDIKLIPASESVPATKETNSLGVPFIYYRVGDVSTDASFFLSDGEKGYVVAVEDRGVFQAPKYYYRPVPANQVKLNPNLKQIFGW, encoded by the coding sequence ATGAAAAAGATTATACTACTGCTTTTGACCGCTACTTCATTGATGGTGGCATGTGATGACGATTTTCTGGAAAAGTACCCTGAAACCTCCATTTCAAGAGAAAATTTCTTTAAAACGGAGGAAGACCTGATGATTTATACTTACGGGCTGTATGATTTTGAAGGAGTAGGGAAGTATGTCAGTGATATTGGCACTGATAACCAGGCCACCACCGGTGCAACGGAAATTAAAACCATGATGACTGGTACCCCATCTGCTACCAGTATTACCGGCGGATGGAACTGGGATGCGTTGAAGGACATCAACTACTTCCTTGAAAGCATAAAAGAGACTGATCTTCCGGAGGAAGTGGTTAATCACTATGAAGGCGTGGCCAGGTTTTTCAGGGCACGATTCTACGTAAACAAGGTAAAGCGCTACTCTGATGTGCCCTGGTATGACTTTGTCCTGGAGCCCGATGATACCGAAGCCCTGATGAAGGCCCGTGACCCAAGGGATGTCGTGTGGACCAAAATACTGGAGGATTATGAATTTGCAAGGCAAAATGTAAGGGCAGACCAACCTGAAGGTGCGGTGAATAAATGGGTGGTGCTGACCTATATGGCCCGCCATACCTTATATGAAGGTACCTATAGAAAGTACCACAGTGAATTGGGGTTGGAGTCTACAGCAAACGACTTTCTCGCTATAGCACGTGATGCAGCCCATGAAGTGATCAACAGCGGGCTCTACTCTATTTACTCTACGGGTGCAGGAGCCCAGGACTATGGCAGTTTGTTTAACAGCGCCGACCTGACAGGTAATGCAGAGGTTATACTCACCAATATCAGTCAGGATGAGATCAAGAACAGTGGATGGTGGGAGTATATGTTTGGTAACTATGAGGCATGTCCCGGAAAGGACCTGCTTCAGGCTTACCTGAATGCAGATGGCTCGTACTATTCGGAGCTGGTCGATTTTGAAACGAAACAGTTTGTTGACGAATTTGAAAACAGAGATCCGAGACTTTACCAGACGTTTGCTCACCCAGGGTGGGAATTGATCAACACGGCCACCTATGCGCAGGGAGGCGGTATATACATCCAGCAATTGCAGAAAAACTTTTCTGGTTATCATCAGCTAAAAGGGTTTATTAATAACCCGGACCAGACTGTGTTAAACAATGTTGATATACCCGTTTTGCGATATGCCGAAGTACTGCTTACCTACGCTGAAGCCCGGGCCGAGCTTGCTGAGCTTACCCAGTCAGACCTCGACGTAACGGTGAATGCGATTCGTGACAGGGTAGGTATGCCACACCTTACATTGGGTGTAACAGCAGATCTATGGCAGCAGGAGAAGTATTCAAATGTTGCATCTCCGGTATTATTAGAAATAAGAAGAGAGAGAAGGGTAGAGCTTGCCCTGGAAGGTTTCCGAATGGATGATCTCATGCGATGGAACGCAGGTCATATCCTCGAAGAAGAGCCTCGCGGACTTTACTTTCCGGGTCTTGGTGAGTATGACCTTACCGGAGACGGTGTGGAGGATATAAAGCTGATACCTGCTTCGGAGTCTGTTCCGGCAACAAAAGAGACCAACTCACTGGGGGTACCATTTATCTACTACAGGGTAGGCGATGTAAGTACGGACGCTTCTTTCTTCCTTTCTGATGGAGAAAAAGGGTATGTGGTGGCTGTAGAAGACAGAGGTGTTTTCCAGGCCCCCAAATACTATTACAGACCTGTACCGGCAAACCAGGTGAAGTTAAATCCTAACCTGAAACAGATTTTTGGCTGGTAG
- a CDS encoding SusC/RagA family TonB-linked outer membrane protein: MLKKTLQSFICGFICTLSLYAQESGISGRITDVQDGSPLPGVTVLIKGTTRGTASDADGTYRLPASKGEVLAFSFIGYESQEITVGDSPVIDVVLQPDITTLSEIVVVGYGEQKKVNLSGAVDAIDNTVLANRPNQNIAQGLQGISPNLNIDFLSGEPGAVPNINIRGITSINGGDPLILVDGIPITPAELNTIPPGDVAGISVLKDASSAAIYGARAAYGVILITTKSRSEEGVSISYTNNFSMSRPTVLPDKVTDPYIYLRVRETSTDNTPWDNQNYSDQTYQWAKERSDNPELPAVRINPTDESLWEYMGDKDWTREFLDHYNYSQQHNLSISSRGERTSLLVSGAYDNQQGVLDHIAEDGYQRYSLRSKLNIDLTKFLKVGNNTSMAFSERVRPTYFGSDDNDDMWQIYNFHPTDWDINPDGSYANTEVGRYMAQLQTGGESVSNFNIYQTSFLGELSLFEKVLKLNADYTIRKNIEEVEQFATKYNIGFGPEDIREEGDSWAYQSNADNTYSVFNIYTTFSKTFGSHQVNAVAGYNQEHNRYESTFAQRDGLITNSLPTMALATGESQVGESVREWAIRGLFFRANYIFKDRYIFEFNGRYDGSSKFPKDSRWGFFPSASVAWRVDEEAFFSPLSNLFSQFKLRGSYGSLGNQFVGEYGYISSMEATQGSYIIGDQLPLVVNSPSLVSPNYTWEKVNSSNIGLDLGIFDNRITTSFDYYSRETIGMLTLGRELPDVLGDAEPLENSADLKTTGWELAVGYQNSFQLASKPFKISSRFIISDSKSTITRFDNPERNLTQYYKGMELGEIWGLESDGFFHSQEEIDALDQSDIVPWGALSVVEGWPKYIDRDNNGRIEKGATVDDSGDLSVIGNLLPRYRYSLDLNMSWKGFDLRMLFQGVGKRDFYPRHYLYWGFYQQPYAGGYEHLLDYYRATSDSETERAKHSQSYLDAGLADANTDARYPVLQSWLADRNLGERIDEAQGLAIPQTGYMLNGAYLRLKNLTIGYTIPQSLLSRLKISDLRVYVSGENIAEWSELKDYFDPESINDDVAKMNPSASTASGWGYSYPQQRKYSIGLSITL; this comes from the coding sequence ATGCTTAAAAAAACACTCCAAAGTTTTATCTGTGGTTTCATCTGCACATTGAGTTTGTATGCGCAGGAATCCGGCATATCCGGAAGGATCACAGATGTTCAAGACGGTAGCCCTTTACCTGGTGTTACCGTGCTGATCAAAGGTACAACACGTGGTACGGCCTCAGATGCGGATGGCACTTACAGGTTGCCGGCATCAAAAGGTGAAGTACTTGCCTTTTCATTCATTGGTTATGAAAGTCAGGAAATTACCGTAGGAGACTCCCCGGTTATAGATGTGGTGCTGCAACCGGATATCACCACCCTGTCTGAGATAGTGGTAGTGGGCTATGGAGAGCAAAAGAAGGTGAATTTATCAGGGGCGGTAGATGCCATTGACAATACGGTACTGGCCAATCGTCCCAATCAAAACATTGCACAGGGGTTACAAGGCATTTCTCCAAATTTAAATATAGACTTTCTCAGTGGTGAGCCCGGTGCGGTTCCTAATATCAACATCAGGGGCATAACTTCGATCAATGGAGGGGATCCGTTGATACTGGTTGACGGAATACCCATTACCCCGGCAGAGCTTAATACAATCCCCCCGGGTGATGTGGCTGGTATTTCGGTACTTAAAGATGCCTCATCGGCCGCCATCTACGGAGCACGTGCCGCCTATGGAGTTATTCTCATTACTACTAAATCAAGGTCAGAAGAAGGTGTCAGCATAAGCTATACTAACAACTTTTCAATGAGCAGACCCACCGTACTGCCTGATAAAGTTACCGACCCTTACATCTATCTGAGAGTGCGGGAAACCTCGACAGATAATACACCCTGGGATAACCAGAACTACAGCGACCAGACCTACCAGTGGGCAAAAGAGCGCTCCGATAATCCTGAACTCCCCGCAGTAAGGATCAACCCTACGGATGAGTCACTTTGGGAATATATGGGAGATAAAGACTGGACCAGGGAATTTCTGGACCATTATAATTATTCTCAGCAGCATAATCTATCCATCAGCTCAAGGGGTGAGCGCACCAGCTTGCTGGTATCAGGCGCCTACGATAATCAGCAAGGTGTGCTCGACCATATCGCAGAAGATGGTTATCAAAGGTATTCGCTACGTTCAAAGCTCAATATCGACCTTACAAAGTTTCTGAAAGTGGGCAACAATACCTCAATGGCTTTTAGTGAAAGGGTGAGGCCAACCTACTTTGGAAGCGACGATAATGACGACATGTGGCAGATATACAACTTCCATCCTACAGATTGGGATATAAACCCTGATGGCTCTTATGCCAATACAGAAGTTGGCAGGTACATGGCTCAATTACAAACTGGCGGAGAGAGCGTATCCAATTTTAACATTTATCAGACCTCTTTTTTAGGAGAACTATCACTTTTCGAAAAAGTGTTGAAGCTAAATGCTGATTACACCATCCGGAAGAACATAGAGGAAGTAGAGCAGTTTGCAACCAAATATAATATTGGTTTTGGTCCTGAGGATATCAGGGAGGAAGGGGACAGCTGGGCCTATCAAAGCAATGCAGATAATACTTACTCAGTGTTTAATATTTACACAACCTTCAGCAAGACTTTTGGTAGCCATCAGGTTAATGCTGTTGCAGGATACAATCAGGAGCATAACAGGTACGAATCTACCTTTGCACAGAGAGATGGCCTGATCACAAACAGCCTGCCCACCATGGCACTGGCTACCGGTGAATCGCAGGTTGGAGAAAGTGTACGCGAGTGGGCTATAAGAGGCTTGTTTTTCAGGGCCAATTATATTTTTAAAGATAGATACATATTCGAATTCAACGGCAGGTACGACGGTTCATCAAAGTTTCCTAAAGATAGTCGTTGGGGATTCTTCCCTTCTGCCTCAGTGGCCTGGAGGGTTGACGAGGAGGCATTCTTTAGTCCCTTGTCTAACCTGTTCAGCCAATTTAAGCTGAGAGGTTCCTACGGATCGTTGGGGAATCAGTTTGTAGGAGAGTATGGCTATATTTCTTCCATGGAAGCTACCCAAGGTAGCTACATTATCGGAGATCAGCTGCCATTGGTCGTAAACTCTCCTTCGTTGGTTTCGCCTAACTACACCTGGGAAAAAGTGAACAGCAGCAACATAGGATTGGACCTGGGTATATTTGACAACAGGATAACTACCTCCTTTGATTACTATTCCAGGGAGACGATCGGCATGCTTACATTAGGTCGTGAGTTGCCCGATGTATTGGGTGATGCAGAGCCACTGGAGAATTCGGCCGATTTAAAAACTACCGGATGGGAATTGGCTGTTGGCTATCAAAACAGCTTTCAACTGGCCTCAAAGCCATTTAAAATCAGTTCACGTTTTATAATTTCAGACAGTAAAAGTACCATCACCAGGTTTGATAACCCGGAAAGAAACCTTACCCAATATTACAAAGGAATGGAGCTTGGAGAGATATGGGGTCTTGAGAGTGACGGGTTCTTCCACTCCCAGGAAGAAATTGACGCACTTGACCAGTCCGATATTGTGCCCTGGGGTGCCTTGTCTGTTGTAGAGGGCTGGCCCAAATACATAGACCGGGACAACAACGGCAGAATAGAAAAAGGCGCTACCGTTGATGATTCCGGAGACTTGTCAGTAATTGGTAATTTACTTCCAAGGTATCGTTATAGCCTTGATCTCAATATGTCGTGGAAAGGCTTTGACCTTCGCATGCTTTTCCAGGGTGTTGGTAAAAGAGATTTTTATCCGAGACACTACCTGTACTGGGGTTTTTACCAGCAACCCTATGCCGGTGGTTATGAGCACCTGCTGGACTATTACAGGGCCACTTCAGACAGTGAAACGGAAAGGGCCAAACATAGCCAGTCTTACCTGGATGCAGGCCTGGCGGATGCCAATACGGATGCCAGGTATCCCGTGCTACAGTCATGGTTGGCTGACAGAAATCTGGGGGAGAGAATAGACGAGGCCCAGGGACTGGCTATACCGCAGACAGGCTACATGCTGAACGGTGCCTACCTGAGACTTAAAAACCTGACTATCGGCTATACAATTCCGCAAAGTTTGCTTTCAAGGCTTAAGATCTCAGATTTAAGAGTATATGTGAGTGGTGAAAATATAGCGGAATGGTCTGAACTGAAAGACTACTTTGACCCTGAGTCAATCAATGATGATGTGGCCAAAATGAACCCTTCGGCAAGTACTGCAAGCGGATGGGGCTATAGCTACCCGCAGCAAAGAAAATATTCTATCGGACTTAGCATCACGCTATAA
- a CDS encoding TetR family transcriptional regulator, with the protein MGRKSLKEVRQTEIINAFYEVAKETGLENASIAKVARHLDINPSLIIHYFKTREELLLALINFTLERYKGMFQFDAQHPTAENLKELIHNLFSKKWNELFDDGVFYSCYALSYRDDRIKNSFRLLHESLRGMLTSVLEHYQRHNIINVEDVSELAEQVFVLIEGAYYYLGMLEGTEEYQRKIETYRSLALNLISLTLV; encoded by the coding sequence ATGGGAAGAAAAAGTTTAAAAGAGGTTCGTCAAACGGAGATCATCAACGCCTTTTATGAAGTGGCCAAAGAAACAGGTCTTGAAAATGCTTCCATTGCCAAAGTTGCCAGACATCTTGATATCAACCCGAGTCTGATCATTCATTACTTTAAAACTCGTGAAGAGCTTTTGCTGGCTCTGATAAATTTTACCCTGGAACGATACAAGGGCATGTTTCAGTTTGATGCACAACACCCAACTGCGGAAAACCTGAAAGAGCTTATTCATAATTTGTTCTCAAAAAAATGGAACGAGCTGTTTGATGACGGAGTCTTTTACAGTTGCTATGCCCTCAGTTACAGGGATGACCGGATCAAAAACAGCTTCAGGCTCCTGCATGAGTCCCTCCGGGGTATGCTGACATCTGTACTGGAACATTACCAAAGACACAATATTATTAATGTGGAGGATGTGTCGGAGCTTGCGGAACAAGTTTTTGTACTTATCGAAGGTGCCTACTATTATCTGGGCATGCTGGAAGGTACGGAAGAGTATCAGAGAAAAATAGAAACCTACAGGTCCCTGGCTTTAAACCTTATATCACTTACTCTGGTATAG
- a CDS encoding CBU_0592 family membrane protein gives MKLHELIGWFGAITFIVAYFLLSIKVIRGTGILYHVLNAVGGLCLVINAVYLRDNPTFVVNLVWMLIAIVATVRNVRSE, from the coding sequence ATGAAGTTGCACGAGCTTATTGGATGGTTTGGAGCCATAACATTTATAGTAGCATATTTCCTGCTTAGCATCAAGGTTATCAGAGGTACGGGTATATTATACCATGTACTCAATGCTGTTGGCGGACTTTGCCTGGTTATTAATGCAGTTTACCTGAGAGACAATCCTACATTTGTAGTTAACCTGGTCTGGATGCTTATTGCCATAGTGGCTACGGTACGCAATGTGCGAAGTGAATAA